The sequence below is a genomic window from Amycolatopsis sulphurea.
TCGGGGTCGACCTGTTCGCCGAGGTGATCCGGCTGCACCTGGGACGGCCACTTTCCGCCGGCCTGCCCGTACCGTCCACTGTGGACCGGCATGCCCGGATCCGCTACGTCGCCGCCGAACAGGCGGGCCGGTTCACCGAGGCCCCGCCGACCTCGTCGGCCGAACTGCCGGACGGGATCCGGCTGGGGCACCGCCGCCTGCGCGCGCTCGGCGTCACCGCCGCATTGCACGGCACCAACCGCGACTACCTCGGCGTCGTCCACGCGATCGGGCCGGGGCCGGAAGCAGTCGGCGCCGCGATCGACGACTTCGTCGCGGCCAACCAGTGGTCGGTGACGGCGTGAGCTTGCTGGAGCGCGTGCTCGACGCCTTGTTCCGTGAGGATCACCTCGGGATGCTCACCCACGGCGGGGTGACCGGCCCGCCGCCCGGCGCCCCGGCGCACGACACGTGGTGGCGGTTCCCGCTGCCCGGCGGACGCGCCGGCTGGCTCGCGGTCCGGCCGGACGGCGTCCTCGCCGACCACGCCGTCGCCCTCGGCTGCCTGGTGGTCACCGACGCCGCGACCGTGCGCGTGGAGTCCACTGTGGATGGTGTACTGGCCTCCCTCGCGCCGCAGGGCGACGCGGAGGCGGAGCGGGGCTGGCAGGAGTTCACCGAGGAGTGCGCCCAGACCTCGACCGTGCTGAACCTGCACGATGCGGCCGAACCTGACCTGATGGCCAAGCTGAAGTGCGGTGACCACAAGGGATTTGACGGTCTGCTGCGCCACGAGGCGCTGGCCGCGCTACGCGACCATCCCGTCCATCCCACCGGCCGGTGCCGGTGGGGGATGACCGCCGGCGACCTGCGCCGCTACGCACCGGAGTACCTGCCGAGTTTCCCGCTGCGCTGGACCGTCGTGCCGAGGACACGCATGCGACTGTCGGACGCCTTCGCCGCGCCCGAGTGGTGGCCGTCGCCGGCCAACCTGGGGTTCTCCGACGACCACGTGGCCATCCCGGTGCACCCGCTGACCGTCGACCGCGGCGAGGCCGACGCGGTGGCACACCTTGGCCCGACCGTGGTGCCGACGCTGTCCACCCGGACGGTCGCGCTGGCCGACGACCCCGGCGTACACCTCAAACTTCCTTTGCCCACAGCGACATTGGGCCGGCGTAACCGCCGCACCATCAAGCCGGGCACGCTCGCAGACGGGGAGACCATGCACCGCCTGCTGAGCGCCGTGCTGGAGCGGGAACCGGAGTTGGCCGGCCGTGTGCTGCTGGCCGACGAATCCCAGTGGGCGGACAGCGACAGCGACCTGCTGGCAGTGCTCGTCCGGCGCTATCCGCCCGCGATCGCCGGCAGCACCCTGGTTCCGGTCGCGGCCTTGCTCGCGCCGGACCCTGGCCGGCCGGAAGCTCGGATCATCGACCGGCTCTCCGGTGGCGACGTCTTGTCCTGGTTCGACAGCTACCTGTCGGTCCTGCTGGACTGGCATGTGGCGTTGTGGCTGCGCTACGGCATCGCGCTGGAAGCCCACCAGCAGAACGTCACTGTCGCCCAGAACCCGGGCATTCGCCTGGTTTACAAGGACAATGACAGCGGCCGGGTGGACTGTGCCCACGCGTCGGCAGCGCTGGGCCTGCCTGTGCGGCCAGAAGACTTCGCCGACCGCCGTATCGCAGTCAGCGACCCCGCCGAGCTGGCCGACATGGTCACCACGATCACGCTGCACCTGTGCGTCGCCTCGCTGGTCGCTGAGGAAGCGGGTCCCGATCGCCGGCGCCGCGCCGAACTGTTCGACCTGGCACGTACGCGTCTGGTCGAAGCAACCGAGCGTTGGTGCGACTTGAGCAAGCCCCACTCCCGGAAAGCCGCTGTGCTGCTGCGTGACCGGGTACTGGCGGCCGATCGGCTTCCGATCAAGGCCATGATCACCGCCGGCACCCTGCTGCCCAAGACCCGCCTGGGCATCATCGACGTCAACAAGTACTACCTGCGTACCGGTCCCAACTATCTTGCGGCCGCCCGGTGAACCAGCCCTCCGACGGTCCGGGCCGCGCGCACGTCGTCACGATCACGGCCGCGCACTGCGCGTCGGCGTTCGCCGCACTCGGCCTGCCGCCCTACCTTCCCCGGCTACTGCCCGAACTCGGCGACCCGAACGCTCGCTGGGCCGGTCTGCTCTACGTGCTGCCCACCCTGTGCACCGCGTTGGCAGCGCCGGTCTGGGGCCGCTTGGCCGACCGGCACGGTCCCAAACTTCTGCTGGTTCGCGCCCAGTTCGGGCTCGCCGTGGCGTTCGGGCTCGCGGCGATCGCGCAGAACATGACCAGTCTGGTCATCGCACTCATCGCACAGGGCCTGCTGGGCGGCACCTACTCGGCCAGTACCGCGTACCTCGCGGCGGGTCTGCGCGGTCCCCGCCTGTCCGGCGCACTGGCCCTGATGCAGGGATCGGCCCGGACCGCGCTGGCAGGTGCACCGGTGCTGGCCGGACTGCTGTCCACGATGCTGGATGTCCGGCAGATGTACGGGATGGCCACACTGCTGCCACTGGCCGCCGCCATCGCGACGCTGATCCTTCCCGCGCCCACCGGTGCCGGGCGATCGGTGCGGGCCGCAGCCGAGCCCACGACTGCCCGTACAGGCATCACCGTGGCGGGAATGTGCTTGGCAGAAGGCGGATTCGTGCTCGTAACCGTGATCACCTTCCCGTACTTCCTGCCGCTGGCACACCAGATCGCGCCCGGACTGGCTCCCGTGCTGATCGGGTTGCTGTTCGCCGCACCCCACCTGTGCTACCTGCTGGCCTGCGCCTTCACGCTGCGCTGGTTGAGGGGCCGGGCACGGGCCGGCTTGACCGCCGGTTACGCCTTGGCGGCGGTGTCCGCCGCAGTGCACCTGTTCGTCGCCCCCGGCGCTGGTGCACTGGCGTGGCTGGTGTTCGGCCGCCTGGTGCTCGGCGCCGCCCTTGCCCTCGGGTTGCCCTCCCTGTCGCTGCTCGCAACGGAAGCCGCCACCGGCCGTCGTCCCGGCAAGCTGTTCGGCACTGTCGAGGCTGCGTCCAAGAGCGGCGCAGTGCTCGCCGGTGTCGCGGCTTCCGCCCTGGCCGGCTTCGGCCCTGCCGCGCCACTGGCAGTCCCGGTCGTGGCCGGTCTCGCGCTGGCCGCCGCCGTCGCCGGTTTCACCAGACCCGCTCCCGGGCCGCTCATCGCGCCCACGACCACGTCCTGATCCCGATCCCTGTAACGGAGTTTCGTTGTGACAGTCGAGGTCACCACCTCCTTCCGCGTCGACACCGATGCCGACCTGCTCTCCGCGCACACCCTGCTGGGGTGCCTGGTCCGCGAACTCGCCGGTCCGGACGGCCAGGTCACGGTGGACACCGGCCGGTTGCTGCTGCGCCTGCCGCACATCGGCCAGGTGCTGCGCGCCACGCTGCTGCGGGTCTCCACGGTCGCGGCCCACCGCTTCACCGGTCCGGTGCAACGGCACGCCGGCGGCACCACGTGGGTGGACCTGGGCCTGGCAGAACTCGCCGACCTCGTCGACGCCGAGCTGACCGCCCGTACCGGCCACGGCAACGACGAGTTCGCCACGCAGGTCCGGGCCAGCCGCGACGCCCTGCACGACACCCTGGCCAGGCGTCCGGATCGCCCCGACCGTCCGGTCGCCGAGCCGGCCGCCACCTACCTGGACTCCGAACAGTCCCTGCTCGCCGGACACCCGCGCCACCCGGCACCCAAGTGGCGGTCCGGGGAACCCAGCCGGTGGCGCCGATTCTCGCCCGAGACCCGCACCGCGTTCCCGCTGCACTGGCTCGCCGTGCCCGCGGAACTCGTGCACGAACACGCTGTCGGCGGCGATTTCGACCAGCACGCAAGGACTTCCGACCTGCTCGGTCGGCCCTTGCCGGCCGGGTACCGGGCGCTTCCGGTGCACCCGTGGCAGTTCCAGCTGCTGTCCGATGACCCGGACCTGGCACCGGTGCTGGCCGCCGCACGCATCGAGGGCGCGCTGCTCGACCTCGGGCAGACCGGGCAGCCGTGTCACCCCACCGCCAGCGTGCGCACCCTCTACCAGCCCGAGCTCGACGTCTTCCTCAAGACCAGTCTCAATGTGCGCATCACCAACTGCCTGCGCAAGAACGCCGCCTACGAACTGCGTGGCGCGGTCGCGCTGACCGGCGCGCTCGCCACGCCGTTCGCCGAGGTCGCCGCCCGTCATCCCGGGTTCGGCGCGCTCCCCGAACCCGCCGCCCGCAGCGTCGTGCTGCCCGGACATCTCGGCACAGCGCGGCAGCGTCACGCGATCCTCGAAGGATTCGGCACCATCGTGCGGACGGGGATCACCGGCCGGCTGCGGCCCGGTGAACAGGTCCACCTCGCCGGTGCGCTGGCCGCCGCGCAGCTCGATCCCGCCGGCACCCGAACCCGGCTCGCCGACCTCGTGGATCACCGCGACCCGGCCGCGTGGGCCGGGCTGTGGTGGCGGCGCTACCTGAACCTGTTGGTACCACCGGTGTTGCGGCTGTGGGCCGAGCACGGCATCGTCCTCGAACCGCACCTGCAGAACGTGCTCGCCGTCCTGGACGCCGAGGGTATGCCCACCCAGGTGCTGGTGCGCGACCTCGAAGGCACGAAGTTGCTGGCCCACCGGCACACCGACCTGCTCGCCGCGCTGCCCGCCGAGGTGGCCGGCGCCGCCGCCTACAGCGGGGAGAACGGCTGGAATCGCGTCGCCTACTGCCTTTTCGTCAATCACCTCACGGAGATCGCCGGTGCGCTCGCCGATCTCGTGCCCGCACGGCCGCGGTTCGAGGACGAGCTCTGGGACACCGTCGCCGACGTTGTCGCCACCACCGGCACCGATCTCGGCGGACCGCCCCGGCTGCGGGCGCTGCTGGCCGGTGTTCCGTTGCCGGCCAAGACAAATCTGCTGATCCGCTGGCAGCGTGCGGCCGACCGGCATGCTGGTTATGTGCCGTTCCCCAACCCCCTCGGCCGAGCCCTGCCGGAGGACCTCCGATGACCTGGACCTCGTCGCCGCCGGGAACACCGGTCACCGACGCCGTACTGGCCGCCGCTGCAGATCGGACGCTGCCCGCCTACCTCTACGATTTGCGGCACCTCGCTGACCACCTGGCGCGGATCCGGGCAGCTTTCGACGGGGTGGACGCGCCGATCGAGTTGCTGCACGCCGTCAAGGCCAACCCTGACCCCGCACTGCTCACGGTGATCGCCGAGCACGTCCATGGACTCGAGGTCGCCAGCGGTGGCGAACTCGCCCACGTCCGGGCACACCTGCCTGGTGTGCCGCTCGCCTTCGGCGGTCCGGGCAAGACCGACGCCGAACTGACCGCCGCACTGGCTGCCGGTGTCGACCGCTACCACGTCGAGAGCCGGCACGAGCTGCGTCGGCTGGACACCCTGGCCCGTGCCGCCGGGCAGCGGGTGCAGGTGCTGTTGCGCGTCAACCTGCCCACCGGTTTCGGCGGAGGCGCGGCGTTGACCATGGGCGGCATGCCCAGCCCGTTCGGTATGGACCCGGCGGAGGCCGCCGCAGCCACCGCCGACCTGGCTGAGCTACCCGGTATACAGGTCGTGGGGGTGCACGCCCATCTGGCCAGTGGCCTGGGTCCGGAGGGCTGCGCCGCCCTCGCTGACGTCGTACTGTCCTGGGCTGCCGAATTCGGCCGCCGGCACGACTTGGCTCTGCGTGAGGTCAACGTCGGTGGCGGGATGGCCGTGGACTACCGACGGCCGGACCAGATCTTCGACTGGGCCGACTATGCCCGCCGTCTGGCCGCGGTCGCGGCCAGGCACCCGTCACTGACCGTCCGGATCGAGCCCGGACGAGCGATCAGCGCGTACTCCGGCTGGTACGCCACCCGTGTCCTGGACCTCAAACCCAGCCATGGCGAGTGGTTCGCGGTGTGCGCCGGCGGGACCCACCACCTGCGCACCCCCGCCGCCAAGGGCCACGACCAGCCGGTCGTCGTCGTCCCGGCCGAGCAGTGGGACCATCCGTGGCCGCGCCCGAGCGTGACCGCCGAACCGGTCACCTTCGTGGGACAACTCTGCACCCCCAAAGACGTTCTGGCCCGGCAGGTCCGGCTACCCGGCATCGCGGCAGGCGACCTGGTCGTGTTCGCGATGTGCGGCGCCTACGGCTACAACATCAGCCACCACGACTTCCTCATGCATCCGGCGCCGACGGTCGTTCACCTGCGGTGACCCGTCTGGCTGGTCACGGGTCGCGGTGGGTCTCGTCGTCGGGCTCGCTGTCCGGGTTCGGGTCTTGATCCTGGCCTGCTGCGGGCGCTCAATGCCGGTTCCAGTTCGGGACAGCCGTCTGTCTGAGGCCCTGACGTTGGTGTCGAGCCCGGATCACCGGCGGCTGGTCTTTCGCGGCGGTGTGGGGCCGATTGGTAGTTGTAGTGGACATTCCATGCGTTCAGGCTTGCTGATCGCTGGTCCCGATTCCGCTGCGAAACCCGCAAGCGGCACCCCACGCGCGGTTCGACAACCGGCGGCCCCTTCACGACGGTCGTGGCTGGGCCTGCGAAGCCGTGGACTGCCAGGACGGGCGGCGTCCAGATCAGCGGTGGAGGTGCGGTTCGGGTCAACCGGGCGTCGTCGTGAACCGCCGCGGGGCGGCGGGCTCGGGAATACGGAACAGCATCACGACGAGCAACGCCACGCCGAAGCACAGCGCGGCCAGCGCCCAGAGCACCAGATCCATGGCTGCTGGGTACGCCGCGCCGCCGAGGCTGCCGGCGGTTCGGGCGGCGAGTACGGATCCGACTACCGTGATGCCGAGGGTCTCGCCAGTCAGCTTCACGGTGTTGAACATCCCCGCCGCCATGCCCGCTTGATCGGCCGGCAGGCTGCTGACCGCCAGCCCGTCCAGCAAACCGGTGGCGATGGCGATCCCCGCACCCATGGTGAGCAGCGGCCCCGCGTAGTCGGCGGCGACGCAAAACCAGACGGCGCCCGCGCCGACCAGCACCAGCGCCGCGACCACCTGAGCCGACGGACTCACCCAGCGAGCGAGGAGACCGCAGAGGATCGGCAGCACCAGCATCGGCCCGGTCAGCAGAATGACCAGTGCTCCCGCACCGGCGGCCGGCACCCCCTGCGTGGCCATGAAATACGAGGGCAGGTACACCACGAGCGGGCCGAACACCGCGACGATGGCGACATTGGCGGCACACAGCGCGAGGAATCTCGGCGACGCCAGCAACCGCAGATCCGCCAAGGGATCGGCGGTGCGCCGCTCGATCCTGACGAACAACGGGAACAAGACCGCAGCACCCGCCAAGGCGGTCAGCACGAGCGGCGATGTCCAGCCAAGCTCCGGGCCTTCGGAGAAAACGAGGATCAGCAGCACCAGCCCCACCGTGAAGGTCGCCGCTCCCGCCCAGTCCGTCCGGGTTGCCGCGGCGGTGCCCGATGCGGGCAGGAACCGGAAGAATGCCAAGGTGATCAAGCCGATTACCCCGGGCAGGCCGAACGCGGCACGCCAGCTGAACGATTCCATCAGCAACCCCGCGAGGGTGGGCCCGAAGGCGAGACCCAGCCCGACGGTCGTGCCGAACAACCCGAATATCCTGGTCCGCGCCGCGCCGGTGAAAGCCTGGGCGAGCACCGCACTCGCACCCGTCACGGTGGCGGCCGCTCCGACCCCCGCCGCGGCACGGGCCAGATCGAGTACCACGATATCGGTGGCAGCCGCACTCACCAGCGCACAGATGGAGAACAGCCCGACTCCCGACAGGAACACTCTGCGGCGTCCGTACCGGTCCGCGAGTGAGCCGGTCATCAGCATGAAGCCGGCGAAGGTCGCGCTGTATCCGTTGACGACCCATTGCGTCGCCGGCAGCGTGGTGTGGAGGTCGGCGGTAATCCGGGTGAGCGCGACCGATGCTCCGCTGAGGGTGAAGGGAACAAGGAATAGCGCGGTCAGCGAGACGACGACCATCGCGAAGCGTTTCATGTCAGAAGACTCCCCCGAAAAAGCGGCCGGCCGAAATT
It includes:
- a CDS encoding IucA/IucC family protein, whose translation is MSLLERVLDALFREDHLGMLTHGGVTGPPPGAPAHDTWWRFPLPGGRAGWLAVRPDGVLADHAVALGCLVVTDAATVRVESTVDGVLASLAPQGDAEAERGWQEFTEECAQTSTVLNLHDAAEPDLMAKLKCGDHKGFDGLLRHEALAALRDHPVHPTGRCRWGMTAGDLRRYAPEYLPSFPLRWTVVPRTRMRLSDAFAAPEWWPSPANLGFSDDHVAIPVHPLTVDRGEADAVAHLGPTVVPTLSTRTVALADDPGVHLKLPLPTATLGRRNRRTIKPGTLADGETMHRLLSAVLEREPELAGRVLLADESQWADSDSDLLAVLVRRYPPAIAGSTLVPVAALLAPDPGRPEARIIDRLSGGDVLSWFDSYLSVLLDWHVALWLRYGIALEAHQQNVTVAQNPGIRLVYKDNDSGRVDCAHASAALGLPVRPEDFADRRIAVSDPAELADMVTTITLHLCVASLVAEEAGPDRRRRAELFDLARTRLVEATERWCDLSKPHSRKAAVLLRDRVLAADRLPIKAMITAGTLLPKTRLGIIDVNKYYLRTGPNYLAAAR
- a CDS encoding MFS transporter, which encodes MNQPSDGPGRAHVVTITAAHCASAFAALGLPPYLPRLLPELGDPNARWAGLLYVLPTLCTALAAPVWGRLADRHGPKLLLVRAQFGLAVAFGLAAIAQNMTSLVIALIAQGLLGGTYSASTAYLAAGLRGPRLSGALALMQGSARTALAGAPVLAGLLSTMLDVRQMYGMATLLPLAAAIATLILPAPTGAGRSVRAAAEPTTARTGITVAGMCLAEGGFVLVTVITFPYFLPLAHQIAPGLAPVLIGLLFAAPHLCYLLACAFTLRWLRGRARAGLTAGYALAAVSAAVHLFVAPGAGALAWLVFGRLVLGAALALGLPSLSLLATEAATGRRPGKLFGTVEAASKSGAVLAGVAASALAGFGPAAPLAVPVVAGLALAAAVAGFTRPAPGPLIAPTTTS
- a CDS encoding IucA/IucC family protein; protein product: MTVEVTTSFRVDTDADLLSAHTLLGCLVRELAGPDGQVTVDTGRLLLRLPHIGQVLRATLLRVSTVAAHRFTGPVQRHAGGTTWVDLGLAELADLVDAELTARTGHGNDEFATQVRASRDALHDTLARRPDRPDRPVAEPAATYLDSEQSLLAGHPRHPAPKWRSGEPSRWRRFSPETRTAFPLHWLAVPAELVHEHAVGGDFDQHARTSDLLGRPLPAGYRALPVHPWQFQLLSDDPDLAPVLAAARIEGALLDLGQTGQPCHPTASVRTLYQPELDVFLKTSLNVRITNCLRKNAAYELRGAVALTGALATPFAEVAARHPGFGALPEPAARSVVLPGHLGTARQRHAILEGFGTIVRTGITGRLRPGEQVHLAGALAAAQLDPAGTRTRLADLVDHRDPAAWAGLWWRRYLNLLVPPVLRLWAEHGIVLEPHLQNVLAVLDAEGMPTQVLVRDLEGTKLLAHRHTDLLAALPAEVAGAAAYSGENGWNRVAYCLFVNHLTEIAGALADLVPARPRFEDELWDTVADVVATTGTDLGGPPRLRALLAGVPLPAKTNLLIRWQRAADRHAGYVPFPNPLGRALPEDLR
- a CDS encoding type III PLP-dependent enzyme, whose amino-acid sequence is MTWTSSPPGTPVTDAVLAAAADRTLPAYLYDLRHLADHLARIRAAFDGVDAPIELLHAVKANPDPALLTVIAEHVHGLEVASGGELAHVRAHLPGVPLAFGGPGKTDAELTAALAAGVDRYHVESRHELRRLDTLARAAGQRVQVLLRVNLPTGFGGGAALTMGGMPSPFGMDPAEAAAATADLAELPGIQVVGVHAHLASGLGPEGCAALADVVLSWAAEFGRRHDLALREVNVGGGMAVDYRRPDQIFDWADYARRLAAVAARHPSLTVRIEPGRAISAYSGWYATRVLDLKPSHGEWFAVCAGGTHHLRTPAAKGHDQPVVVVPAEQWDHPWPRPSVTAEPVTFVGQLCTPKDVLARQVRLPGIAAGDLVVFAMCGAYGYNISHHDFLMHPAPTVVHLR
- a CDS encoding MFS transporter, translating into MKRFAMVVVSLTALFLVPFTLSGASVALTRITADLHTTLPATQWVVNGYSATFAGFMLMTGSLADRYGRRRVFLSGVGLFSICALVSAAATDIVVLDLARAAAGVGAAATVTGASAVLAQAFTGAARTRIFGLFGTTVGLGLAFGPTLAGLLMESFSWRAAFGLPGVIGLITLAFFRFLPASGTAAATRTDWAGAATFTVGLVLLILVFSEGPELGWTSPLVLTALAGAAVLFPLFVRIERRTADPLADLRLLASPRFLALCAANVAIVAVFGPLVVYLPSYFMATQGVPAAGAGALVILLTGPMLVLPILCGLLARWVSPSAQVVAALVLVGAGAVWFCVAADYAGPLLTMGAGIAIATGLLDGLAVSSLPADQAGMAAGMFNTVKLTGETLGITVVGSVLAARTAGSLGGAAYPAAMDLVLWALAALCFGVALLVVMLFRIPEPAAPRRFTTTPG